Proteins co-encoded in one Paracrocinitomix mangrovi genomic window:
- a CDS encoding SpoIIE family protein phosphatase — MKFLLPFVAIFLSLFSYGQNNYPYGQFNIRNFDRTEFNGGVQSWDIIQNSDHFIYVANNAGVLEFNGEQWTKFELENTEHPRSFAKDEHGTIYIGGQNEFGKIQYDKTGKPFSKKLSESVDTIDFKDIWKVHCIEEKTYFVARKYVFILDSNKIEVINSPNNTNIKKSLKVDNQVICTQEFDQKIISYVLRGNKFIEVSNSSGVLPSGFTVFEGKTYLIDEQGLFYEFMVNGNNYKFNLTEKKLNYNAEGGKFKGISSNDKLIISAVQGQGIQIFSTGGELIRTVGEEDGLNNSIVRKALFDQYNNLWLCTDNGISFVEMSSAITSFGKKEGVTAGITEDLLFKDDKILLATHSDLFTSVVENNKMRFENTKIFGIDTWQIKQFTFSDSTTHTIVIANDGIYELGSNLEKSIIARFVYAWDLSQSTSDRNRIFIGLDGGGVGSMYYKGGKFEFEGNYGNTGGDVRSVIEHEGEVYYSVKYDGIHMLDTTREQKENVLQGLIDYADDDQGYEQFTLSLFNGTIYVGTVHGLYEIQDGKLIPSPVESNRFNEQGLLIHRIINDGHGKLWIEMFHNSGKDNESAELGYLTEVDGELKWFSAQFNQIKDDVIFSVKKAEDGIYWLGGVKGVYAYNSNAPTNYDDPFNVFISGVYLNDENEYLYHTNYSTKEEHILGYQDNSIRFEFASNSYLGGLNNEYSYYLEGEEEIWSKWKTTPFADYQRLREGKYTLHLKARNFYGFESEVTTFTFTITPPWYRTWWAFLIYIALFALLIYVVIRLSIRRVKAQNERLEQIVEERTAEIAEQNTKLEHQKAEIEEKTNDILDSIKYAERIQTAILPTEDTLNEIFDGEHFVLYKPKDIVSGDFYWADRFGDEAIFSAVDCTGHGVPGAFVSIVGFNGLNRTVHEFDLRKPAQILDKLTELVVETFAKSESQIKDGMDIALCNINYKTKKLQFAGANNPLCIVRNGEIIEVKANKQPIGEFHDRVPFTNHEIDLMDGDCVYVFSDGFADQFGGDKGKKFKGKALKQLLLELSDLDMKTQHKKLNEAFETWKGDFEQLDDVCLFGVKI, encoded by the coding sequence ATGAAGTTTCTACTCCCTTTTGTAGCAATTTTTTTGAGCTTGTTTTCGTATGGACAAAACAATTATCCATACGGACAATTCAATATTAGAAACTTCGACAGAACCGAGTTCAACGGTGGGGTTCAAAGCTGGGACATCATTCAAAATAGCGATCATTTTATTTATGTAGCCAATAATGCCGGTGTGCTAGAATTTAATGGGGAACAATGGACAAAATTTGAACTAGAAAATACTGAACATCCAAGATCTTTTGCAAAAGATGAACACGGAACCATTTATATCGGTGGTCAAAATGAGTTTGGAAAAATACAATACGATAAAACCGGTAAGCCGTTCTCTAAAAAGCTTAGTGAATCTGTAGATACAATTGATTTTAAAGACATTTGGAAAGTTCATTGTATTGAAGAAAAGACATATTTCGTAGCCAGAAAATATGTCTTCATTTTGGATAGCAACAAAATTGAAGTCATCAACTCACCCAACAATACCAACATTAAAAAAAGTTTAAAAGTTGATAATCAGGTTATCTGTACTCAAGAATTTGATCAAAAGATAATCAGTTATGTTTTGAGAGGGAATAAGTTTATTGAAGTAAGCAATTCATCAGGTGTTTTACCTTCTGGGTTTACAGTTTTTGAAGGAAAAACCTATCTGATTGATGAACAAGGATTGTTTTATGAATTTATGGTAAATGGCAACAATTACAAATTCAATCTTACCGAAAAGAAATTAAATTATAATGCTGAAGGCGGCAAATTCAAAGGCATTAGTAGTAATGACAAATTGATTATTTCTGCCGTTCAAGGTCAAGGAATTCAAATTTTTTCTACCGGAGGTGAATTGATTAGAACGGTTGGAGAGGAAGATGGATTAAACAATTCAATTGTCAGAAAAGCACTTTTTGATCAATACAATAACTTGTGGTTATGTACTGATAATGGAATCAGTTTTGTAGAAATGTCATCTGCCATCACATCTTTCGGTAAAAAAGAAGGGGTCACAGCCGGAATCACTGAAGACTTGTTATTTAAAGACGATAAAATTCTTTTGGCAACTCACTCAGATCTATTTACCAGTGTTGTTGAAAACAATAAAATGAGATTTGAGAATACTAAAATCTTTGGCATTGATACCTGGCAGATTAAGCAATTTACTTTTTCAGATAGCACTACTCACACTATTGTTATTGCCAATGACGGAATCTATGAGTTAGGTTCAAATCTAGAAAAGTCTATCATTGCAAGATTTGTTTATGCCTGGGATTTGTCGCAGTCTACTTCTGACAGAAATAGAATCTTTATAGGGCTAGATGGAGGTGGAGTTGGCTCAATGTATTACAAAGGCGGAAAGTTTGAATTTGAAGGAAATTACGGTAATACAGGAGGAGATGTAAGATCTGTAATTGAGCATGAAGGCGAAGTATATTATTCGGTAAAATATGATGGTATTCATATGTTGGATACTACAAGAGAACAAAAAGAAAACGTACTTCAAGGATTGATTGATTATGCTGATGACGATCAAGGATATGAGCAATTTACCCTTTCTCTTTTTAATGGAACAATATACGTTGGAACAGTTCATGGATTATATGAAATCCAAGATGGAAAATTGATTCCTTCACCTGTTGAATCCAATAGATTTAACGAACAAGGCTTGCTTATTCACAGAATTATAAACGACGGACATGGAAAATTGTGGATTGAAATGTTTCACAATTCAGGGAAAGATAATGAATCAGCAGAATTAGGCTATTTAACTGAAGTTGATGGAGAATTAAAATGGTTTTCTGCTCAATTCAATCAAATTAAAGATGATGTAATCTTTTCTGTTAAAAAAGCAGAAGATGGTATTTACTGGTTAGGAGGTGTAAAGGGAGTTTATGCATACAACTCAAATGCGCCAACTAATTATGATGATCCATTCAATGTATTTATTAGTGGGGTTTATTTAAATGATGAAAATGAATACCTGTACCATACCAATTACAGCACAAAAGAAGAACACATTCTCGGCTATCAGGATAATTCAATTCGTTTTGAATTTGCTTCCAATTCTTATTTAGGGGGATTGAATAATGAATACAGCTATTATTTGGAAGGTGAAGAAGAAATTTGGAGTAAATGGAAAACTACTCCTTTTGCTGATTACCAGCGTTTACGTGAAGGAAAATATACACTTCATTTAAAAGCAAGAAACTTTTACGGATTTGAAAGTGAAGTAACTACTTTCACCTTTACCATTACTCCTCCTTGGTACAGAACATGGTGGGCCTTCCTTATTTACATTGCTCTTTTTGCTCTATTGATTTACGTAGTAATCAGATTGAGTATTAGAAGAGTTAAAGCCCAGAATGAACGTCTGGAGCAAATTGTAGAAGAAAGAACTGCTGAAATTGCTGAACAAAACACCAAGCTGGAACATCAAAAAGCTGAAATTGAAGAAAAGACAAATGACATCTTGGACAGTATCAAATATGCAGAGAGGATTCAAACTGCAATCCTACCAACAGAAGATACACTAAATGAAATTTTTGATGGAGAGCATTTTGTATTGTACAAACCAAAAGACATTGTTTCTGGTGACTTTTATTGGGCAGATAGATTTGGAGACGAAGCTATTTTCTCTGCTGTAGATTGTACAGGACATGGTGTACCTGGAGCTTTCGTAAGTATTGTTGGATTTAATGGATTGAATAGAACAGTTCACGAATTTGATTTAAGAAAACCTGCTCAAATCTTAGACAAATTAACAGAGTTGGTAGTTGAGACATTTGCCAAAAGTGAATCACAAATCAAAGATGGAATGGACATTGCGCTTTGTAATATCAACTACAAAACAAAGAAGCTACAATTTGCAGGTGCCAATAATCCATTGTGTATTGTCAGAAATGGAGAAATTATTGAAGTAAAGGCCAACAAACAACCAATTGGAGAATTCCATGACAGAGTACCTTTTACAAATCATGAAATTGATTTAATGGACGGTGATTGTGTTTATGTTTTCTCTGACGGTTTTGCTGATCAATTTGGTGGAGATAAAGGAAAGAAATTTAAAGGAAAAGCATTGAAACAGCTATTGCTTGAACTCAGCGATTTAGATATGAAAACGCAACATAAAAAATTGAACGAAGCATTTGAAACCTGGAAAGGTGACTTTGAACAATTGGATGATGTTTGCCTATTTGGAGTAAAAATTTGA
- a CDS encoding UDP-3-O-(3-hydroxymyristoyl)glucosamine N-acyltransferase — MKFKKPLTVKEMANFLGCPFHGDANLKITGINEIHKVESGDIVFVDHPKYYNKALKSAADIILIDQQVDVPKGKAIIVSAHPFDDFNKITKHYSPFKSWENQHGDNFEIGEDSILHPNVVIGHNVKIGNRCVLHAGVVIGDGTEIGDDVVIGANSVIGHDAFYYKKKADGYDRMHSCGRVVLKDKVEIGALSTIDRGVTGDTVIGVGTKIDNQVHIGHDTVIGDHCLLAANVGVAGCVVLEDHVILWGQVGIASDVVIGSGAVIQAQSGVGRSLVGGKTYFGSPASDARTALKELAALRRLPSIIENI, encoded by the coding sequence ATGAAGTTTAAAAAGCCGCTTACAGTAAAGGAGATGGCCAACTTTTTAGGTTGTCCGTTTCATGGTGATGCTAATCTTAAAATCACTGGAATTAACGAAATTCACAAAGTTGAAAGCGGTGATATTGTATTTGTGGATCATCCAAAATACTACAATAAAGCGCTCAAGTCAGCCGCAGATATCATTTTAATAGACCAGCAAGTTGATGTGCCTAAAGGCAAAGCAATTATAGTTTCGGCTCATCCTTTTGACGACTTTAATAAAATCACAAAACACTATTCCCCTTTTAAAAGCTGGGAAAACCAGCATGGTGACAATTTTGAAATAGGAGAAGATTCAATTTTACATCCAAACGTAGTTATTGGTCATAATGTTAAAATTGGAAACCGTTGTGTATTGCATGCAGGAGTAGTGATTGGAGATGGGACAGAAATTGGAGATGACGTTGTAATTGGTGCTAATTCAGTTATTGGCCATGATGCTTTTTATTATAAGAAAAAGGCTGATGGATATGACAGAATGCATAGTTGCGGAAGAGTAGTTTTAAAAGACAAAGTTGAAATTGGTGCATTATCTACAATTGATAGAGGTGTTACAGGAGATACGGTTATTGGTGTTGGAACCAAAATAGATAATCAAGTTCACATTGGTCATGATACCGTGATTGGTGATCATTGTTTACTTGCTGCTAACGTTGGAGTAGCAGGATGTGTAGTTTTAGAAGATCATGTGATATTATGGGGACAAGTTGGAATAGCATCTGATGTAGTGATTGGAAGTGGAGCCGTAATTCAAGCTCAATCTGGTGTAGGAAGAAGTTTAGTAGGTGGCAAAACCTATTTTGGATCGCCTGCATCTGATGCAAGAACCGCCCTTAAAGAATTAGCTGCATTGCGCAGATTACCTTCGATTATAGAAAATATATGA
- a CDS encoding M949_RS01915 family surface polysaccharide biosynthesis protein has protein sequence MKKTTLTLLVSTLLLACGAEEGTESDNNSTADNSQNEEITDEENSEEELLDIEILLEKVENVPVECEYKGQMNDAYTWTDKKGINYFIRTIGTVKEENDADFVYTSQNLYAYHYVQKNGNTTLVREVTDFVEDCEFDLIMGHELGAISLTDIDEDQIGEISFIYRLTCTSDVSPSTQKLIMLEDGEKYPLRGTTRVMDFGGEFEAGEEFNKAPNGFLDHATKMWNDNLKEYDFDL, from the coding sequence ATGAAAAAAACAACCCTAACCCTGTTAGTTTCTACTTTATTATTGGCTTGCGGTGCAGAGGAAGGCACTGAAAGTGACAATAATTCAACTGCTGACAATTCTCAAAATGAAGAAATAACAGATGAGGAAAACTCTGAAGAAGAACTTTTAGATATTGAGATTTTGTTGGAGAAGGTAGAAAATGTTCCAGTTGAATGTGAGTATAAAGGACAAATGAATGATGCCTATACCTGGACAGACAAGAAAGGTATCAACTATTTTATCCGAACCATTGGTACGGTAAAGGAAGAAAATGATGCAGACTTTGTTTATACTTCTCAAAATCTCTACGCTTATCACTATGTTCAAAAAAATGGCAATACTACACTTGTAAGAGAAGTGACCGATTTTGTAGAAGACTGTGAGTTTGATTTAATAATGGGTCATGAATTAGGGGCCATTTCGTTAACAGATATTGATGAGGATCAAATTGGTGAAATTTCATTTATTTACAGACTAACTTGTACTTCTGATGTCAGTCCATCAACTCAAAAATTAATCATGCTTGAAGATGGAGAAAAGTATCCTTTAAGAGGAACTACCAGAGTAATGGATTTTGGTGGAGAATTTGAAGCAGGAGAAGAGTTTAATAAAGCTCCAAATGGTTTTCTGGATCACGCTACCAAAATGTGGAATGATAATCTCAAAGAATACGATTTTGACCTATAA
- the folE gene encoding GTP cyclohydrolase I FolE, whose protein sequence is MSKTVKDLSEMDPEQLGDHHLFSSIETPMRKDAFEMSDEDKMHLIEEKFAEIMHTLGLDLTDDSLKGTPKRVAKMYVKEVFGGLNPERAPKNSNFENKYNYTEMLVEKDITVYSTCEHHFLPIVGKAHVAYFSNGNVIGLSKMNRIVDYYAKRPQVQERMTIQVVRHLQKFLGTEDVACVIDAKHLCVNSRGIRDIQSSTVTGEFGGKFKDAAVKQEFLNYLSLKPE, encoded by the coding sequence CTTCAATTGAAACACCAATGCGCAAAGATGCATTTGAAATGAGTGATGAAGATAAAATGCATCTTATTGAAGAAAAATTTGCGGAAATCATGCACACTTTAGGGTTGGACCTAACAGACGATAGTTTGAAAGGAACACCAAAAAGAGTTGCTAAGATGTATGTGAAAGAAGTTTTTGGTGGATTAAATCCTGAAAGAGCTCCTAAGAATTCTAATTTCGAGAATAAGTACAATTATACAGAGATGTTGGTAGAAAAAGACATCACTGTTTACTCTACTTGCGAACATCATTTTTTACCGATTGTTGGTAAAGCTCACGTAGCCTACTTTTCAAATGGAAATGTAATTGGTTTATCAAAGATGAATCGAATTGTAGATTATTACGCAAAACGTCCACAAGTTCAAGAAAGAATGACAATTCAAGTAGTAAGACACTTGCAAAAATTCTTAGGAACTGAAGATGTAGCTTGTGTAATAGATGCAAAACACCTTTGTGTAAACTCAAGAGGAATTAGAGATATCCAAAGCAGTACTGTAACAGGAGAGTTTGGAGGTAAATTTAAAGATGCTGCTGTAAAGCAAGAGTTTTTAAATTATTTATCACTAAAACCGGAGTAG
- a CDS encoding GAF domain-containing SpoIIE family protein phosphatase: protein MSYISEKELEELENRIRSKDFKLNSLLEITKAINSNAPVSDILNIYNYVLTEQLGIRKFILFNHQGEWKVLDKMGIKGKVKDIDVEQDFLRFTDITVIESSYKQSLDKFDVVIPVHHKDKPLAFLVMGGVKDQLMSNDRRSFANLNFIQTLTNIIVVAIENKRLAKQSILQEAVKKELEIASEMQRLLFPDHLPSNDKIDISAKYLSHSQVSGDYYDYIQINKDEFIICIADVSGKGIAAAMLMANFQATVRTLYTYKRFSLEDLVHELNTKFFDSAKGEKFVTFFIAEYNSKNRKLKYVNAGHNWPILIKGKTARFLNKGCIGLGMLKEIPFLESETVEIEQNTTLILYTDGIVELENNENEQFQTDRLTKIVQNFYPLSMEDLNEIIFSKLDDWRGKRKYVDDTAILSCRIF from the coding sequence ATGAGTTATATATCAGAGAAGGAATTAGAAGAATTAGAAAACAGAATAAGATCAAAAGATTTTAAGCTGAATTCTTTGTTGGAGATTACCAAAGCGATAAACTCCAATGCTCCTGTATCTGATATATTAAACATCTATAATTACGTATTAACAGAGCAGTTAGGCATTCGCAAATTCATTTTGTTTAATCACCAGGGTGAATGGAAGGTGCTTGATAAAATGGGCATCAAAGGTAAAGTCAAAGACATTGACGTTGAACAGGACTTTTTAAGATTTACAGATATAACTGTAATTGAATCATCTTACAAGCAATCATTAGACAAGTTTGATGTTGTAATTCCTGTCCATCATAAAGATAAACCTCTTGCCTTTTTGGTTATGGGAGGAGTCAAAGATCAATTGATGAGTAATGACAGAAGATCTTTTGCCAATCTTAACTTTATCCAAACTTTGACAAATATTATTGTTGTAGCCATTGAGAACAAAAGGTTGGCAAAACAAAGTATACTTCAAGAAGCTGTTAAAAAAGAGCTTGAAATTGCTTCAGAAATGCAACGTTTGTTGTTTCCTGATCATCTTCCGAGTAATGACAAAATAGACATCTCTGCTAAATATCTTTCACATTCACAAGTTTCCGGAGATTACTACGATTATATTCAGATCAATAAGGATGAGTTCATCATTTGCATTGCAGATGTTTCAGGTAAAGGGATTGCCGCAGCCATGTTGATGGCAAATTTCCAGGCTACTGTAAGAACATTATATACCTATAAACGTTTTTCTCTTGAAGATTTGGTGCATGAATTAAACACCAAGTTCTTTGACAGTGCAAAAGGAGAAAAGTTTGTCACCTTTTTTATTGCCGAATACAATTCTAAAAATCGCAAATTAAAATACGTTAATGCCGGGCACAACTGGCCAATTTTGATAAAAGGTAAAACCGCTCGTTTTTTAAATAAGGGATGTATAGGACTTGGAATGCTTAAAGAAATTCCATTTTTAGAAAGTGAAACTGTTGAAATTGAGCAAAATACAACCTTGATTTTATATACTGACGGAATTGTAGAGTTAGAAAACAATGAAAATGAGCAATTTCAAACAGATAGATTGACTAAAATTGTCCAAAATTTCTATCCTTTGTCTATGGAAGATTTGAATGAAATCATTTTTTCTAAATTAGACGATTGGAGAGGAAAAAGAAAATATGTGGATGATACGGCGATTTTAAGCTGCAGAATCTTTTAA